The following are from one region of the Gigantopelta aegis isolate Gae_Host unplaced genomic scaffold, Gae_host_genome ctg3767_pilon_pilon, whole genome shotgun sequence genome:
- the LOC121392411 gene encoding fibropellin-1-like, whose amino-acid sequence MADLSLSDEAQWRAALTERKKLQAIWMKQLKGNYPPSREQTGTTKKCSITCYNGGRPNLNNCSSCICPPGFTGSNCEISDREDCSDKCLNGGTCVNISGNYTCYNCICSNGYTGENCSVNINDCNPNPCDNNGTCVDGIAGYNCICSNGYTGENCSVNINDCNPNPCDNNGTCVDGIAGYNCICSNGYTGENCSVNINDCNPNPCDNNGTCVDGIAGYNCICSNGYTGENCSVNINDCNPNPCDNNGTCVDGIAGYNCICSNGYTGENCSVNINDCNPNPCDNNGTCVDGIAGYNCICSNGYTGENCSVNINDCNPNPCDNNGTCVDGIAGYNCICSNGYTGENCSLNINDCSPNPCDNNGTCIDGIAGYNCICSNGYTGENCSLNINDCNPNPCDNNGTCVDGIAGYNCICSNGYTEKIV is encoded by the exons gaTCTCAGTCTGTCTGATGAAGCTCAATGGAGGGCAGCTCTAACTGAGCGAAAGAAATTGCAAGCTATTTGGATGAAACAGTTAAAGGGAAATTATCCACCAAGTCGTGAACAGACTGGTACTACAAAAA AATGTTCCATCACTTGTTACAATGGAGGGAGACCTAATTTGAATAACTGTTCATCTTGTATTTGTCCTCCTGGGTTTACAGGATCTAACTGTGAGATATCTGATAGAGAGGATTGCTCAGATAAGTGTTTGAATGGCGGCACATGTGTTAATATCTCAGGAAACTATACTT gttacaactgtatctgttccaatggATATACTGGAGAAAATTGTTCAGTAAACATCAACGACTGTAACcctaatccatgtgataataaCGGCACTTGTGTCGATGGTATAGctggttacaactgtatctgttccaatggATATACAGGAGAAAATTGTTCAGTAAACATCAACGACTGTAACcctaatccatgtgataataatggcacttgtgttgatggtatagctggttacaactgtatctgttccaatggATATACAGGAGAAAATTGTTCAGTAAACATCAACGACTGTAACcctaatccatgtgataataatgggacttgtgttgatggtatagctggttacaactgtatctgttccaatggATATACTGGAGAAAATTGTTCAGTAAACATCAACGACTGTAACcctaatccatgtgataataatggCACTTGTGTCGATGGTATAGctggttacaactgtatctgttccaatggatatactggagaaaattgttctgtaaatatcaacgactgtaaccctaatccatgtgataataatggcacttgtgttgatggtatagctggttacaactgtatctgttccaatggatatactggagaaaattgttctgtaaatatcaatgactgtaaccctaatccatgtgataataatgggacttgtgttgatggtatagctggttacaactgtatctgttccaatggATATACTGGAGAAAATTGTTCCTTAAATATCAATGACTGTAGCcctaatccatgtgataataatgggacttgtattgatggtatagctggttacaactgtatctgttccaatggATATACTGGAGAAAATTGTTCCTTAAATATCAATGACTGTAACcctaatccatgtgataataatgggacttgtgttgatggtatagctggttacaactgtatctgttccaatggATATACTGAGAAAATTGTTTAG